In Methanocella paludicola SANAE, the sequence GCAAAGCGTTCGGCATGCGGGGTAATATCCCGGTCACGGGCTCGGTGAATGGCGTACCCCTTAAGGCGACGCTCGTGCCTGTCGGCCAGGGGCGGCATCGCCTATTCTTGAACGGGGATACGAGGAAAGCGCTGGGCGCCGGAGAGGGTGATACGGTGGAGGTCTCGGTCAGCATCGATAAGGAGCCCCGCACGAGGCCCGTCCCGCCAATGTTCCGGGAGGCCCTGGATAAGGACCCGGATGCGAAGGCGGCCTGGGATAAGCTTCCGCCGTCCCGCAAAAAGGAGATCCTCGCCTATCTTAATAATTTAAAAAGCCCTGAATCTCTCAAACGTAATATCGATAAGGCCATAAAGAACCACCTGGTCTTTTATGGAAGAAAAAAAAATAAAGGGCCGGGAGGGGATTCCTCCCGTTCTCGCTTTTTAGAAGCCAAGAGATATTTCGAGCTTCATTGCGCTCTTTGCCCATACTCCCGCCGGGTCGGAGAGCACGACCCTTACCCGGGCGCCGGCGATGGAGATGTTCAGCGGCCGGACGCCGCGCTGCCTGAGCAGGTCGGCGAGCTTTACCTTTGCCACAGGCACGGTCAGGTCCTCCACGAATATTAGGATGCTTAAGCCGGGGTCGAGGGATGCGGGCTTTTTGCCGGAGAACTCGACCTTGAGCCGGTGGAGGGTATCGGCGCCGCTCAGCTTTTTGGGGCTGAGGGCGGAATCGAACAGGACTGCCTCGCCGTTCGTAAAGGCGGCCGTGCCCGAGTATACGATGACCTCAGCATTCCGCGGTATCGGGAATGACTCGTCATCAATATCTTCTATAACGCTGGAGGAGTGGTTCAAGTGGTAGACCATATCCGGCATGGCAAACTTGCTGGCCTTCCGGGCAGGGCTCATCAGCTTGAAACTTGCCGACGGAGCCTGCTTCGGTATCGGGGCGCATGACAGTATATCGGCGGACTCGAAGCTCTGGTCCCAGCCTTCAGGCAGCGCATTGGGCACGAGCGCCGTGGCCTCGACACGCTTCCCTGCCCTGTGATAGACAGCGATGAGCGCGGTCTCCGAGGACGGCAGGCCATATCCCAGTGACTCCTTCACGATGAAGTCCCGCAGGGCTTCTATCTCATTCACCTGGCTGTTCTCAGGGTAGAGCTTCGGCGGCCTGTCGAATACCTTTTCCGGATCGTAGCCGAGCGTTTCGAGCTCACTCCTGAGGGCTGTGCCAGTATACCTCGAGTGGATGAGGTATTCGAGGCCGAGGAGCTTTTTCGCCCCGAAGAGCGGCTTGACCTCTGGCATTACGTCCGCTTTCGTTATCGAATGTGTAGATATCGTGGCGCCCGCACGGTTTAGCACCCGTATTGTCATGCCTTCCCCGATGGAGCCCGTCACCTTCCCTGAGGCCCAGATAGTCCTGCCGGCGGGCAGGTCGCCGATATCCAGGTAGCGGCTGCCGTCGGTAACAGGATGGACCGTGCCGCTGGTCGAGTCTAAGCCCGGCCTGTCGACGGTGAGCCTCAGGCCCGCCAGCAGCGGCTGGCGCCAGTCATCCAGGATGGCGTCCAGTGCCGACGAGATGTCGCCCTCGGACGGGTCGCTTGTCAGGAATTTGACGATGCCCCCGCCCCGTTCGGCAATGGCCGCGGCGAGGTACGAGTTGGGCGCCGCGTCGATGCAGAGCAAACTTATAGAGCGCCGGTCCGGGCGCCGGGACTCCCGGTCGACCAGCCGCAGGATGCGGCCGCCGTCGGTGACCTCGGCATCCGTTATTATTAAGACGTGGCGGGATACGTCTCCCTTGAGCCTTTTAATGTCCAGGGCCTGTTCAAGCGCCACTCCCATCTCGGTGCCTCCGCCTTCGAATTTGCTCTTCATGAACTCGACCGCGTTCTTCACTGTGTCCCCGGTGGCGCCGGCCAGCAATCTGGAATACCACCTGGTATTATTGCTGAATGCGCCGAGCGTGAACCAGTCGTCCGGGCCGAGGCCGAGCAGGAACTTTCCGACCGCCCATTCGGCCGCCTCTTTCTTGGGGCCCGCCATGGAGCCCGAGTGGTCGATGAGGATGACGTATTCGCCCGAGATCTTTTTAACATCTTTAGAGGCGGGCGGCGCCAGCATGGCCATGAAATAGGTGTCGCCGGAAGCGTCCTCGTGGGCCATCGCCTTCAGCATCGGGCGCGCCCCCTCCTGCTTCGGCTTCCACACGAGCATGCAGTCCCGGTCGGGCACTACTTCGCCTTCCTGGAGCCTTACGATGATAGAGTCGCCTTCCCGGGCCATGCTCAGGCGGTGTGTCGGGCTTTCCACGCAGGAAGCGCCCAGTATCTTCAAGTCCATAGCAAAGCGGTGCCCGGGGTCCCTCAGGACGGCCAGGGGCTGCCCGTGGGCATGCCGTGAGCTGAACTCGTCCTTACGGATATAGCGGGGCGCCGTGGTAAGAGGCACGCGGATAGACCATCCGATGCCCTCGGGCGCGGCAAGCTGGACGTAGCGTGTCTCGACCTTCACGTCCATCTCCGGCTCGATGCCGGCGATGCATATCGTAAAGACGTCGGGCGACTCGCGGGTGACCATGACGGCCTTTTCCCCGGCCTTCTTCGCCTCTTTATACTCGTCCTTAGCTTCCTGGCGGCTCTTTAGCTCGGTCTGGATCTCCGTGTCGCCGAAGGTGACCTTAACGCCGGTGACGGCCGCGTCGCCCGGCAGCGGGAAACGGTAGCGTGCCTCGAGGACCTTATCGCACTGCTCCTTTGAAAAGCGATAAGTCTGGGTGAGGCACAGCGAGGCTAGCGGTCCCGCTATCTCACCGGTAAGCTCCGACCTGCGGAGCGCAGCAAAAACGATCTCGTAATTTTTCGCCGTCTTCTCGCCGGCGATCTCGAGTACGCCGATGCCCCCGGCACGGCTGTTCTCATAAGTGTTCTTGTTGAATATACAGATTCCTCCTTGTGTGTTCTAAATTTGCCTCTTTTTGTTGCGCGAATAAAGGGCTGTAGATAAGTTTTTCGAGGTCATGCCAACGTAGCTGGAAAGGCGCAAGGAGATGACACCTTCCAATTGGCGAGTGGTTTATATACAAGCCACTTCATTTACGCGTTTAAATGTTATAGGGTAATATAAATCTAATGGTTCAGGTCCTTATTCGGCCGTAGTTTTGCCGGCCCATCATATGGCGGAAAAGGCCGACTCTCTTCCATCGCAAAGGATAGCTTGACTGGAGTTCCGTCCTCAAGCAGGTCGAACTGATATTGTTCGAATATTCTGCCATTGCTCACGAACTTGAAGTACCACCAGTAGGTCTGGCCGGCATATTCCCGGATCTTCGGCAACAATTCGCCAAAGCCCTTCGGAATACTCTGGCCTTCGGGCGCCAGAGCCTTGAAGACGAGCTCATCGCCTTCGATCTCCAATTTGAGGAGAACCTCCTGGCCCTTATACAGGAACTTTCCGGAGAAGAGGACGCTATCGACGCTGACCTTATACATCTCCTGCATCCGCTCATCGACCAGCTTCAGGTCAAAGTCCAGGACTTCCATGTATTGCTGGAAGAAGGCACGGACATTGTTGCCGACGAAGCGCAGGGAGTACTGCTGGTGGAAGTACTTCATCCAGTAATAGCGTGCCGCCTTTTTGGCTTCCTCGCTGAGCTCGTCATATTTATAGAGCTTTAATTGTTCAGTCCTCAGGTTATCACCTTTTATTGTATTTTATTCATGGCTTCGGTAAGCACCGCTTTTGCACGAATATACCGCTTGATGCGGTCGACATTGACCAGTGACGGGTCCTTGAAGCGCCGCACGTCCAGGTTATCGTTCAGGTCGGCCAGCTTTACGCGGGTAGCGACCGTATTCGTCTTCACGCGCTCGATGAAGGCCTCGTATGGCTCGCCGCGGCGCTTTGTCAGAAGGGCCAGGGCATCGGTCACCTCTTTCGGGTAGCCCAGCTTTTCGAGCATAGGCAAGTCAATCGGCGTATCCTCGACAACATCGTGCAGGATGGCCACGACCTTCTCCGTCAGAGACTCGACCTGGAACATGACCCTTAGAGGGTGCAGGATATAGGGAGCGCCCGCCTTGTCCTTCTGGCCCGCATGGGCGGATGCGGCGAGGGCGATCGCCATTTCTAATGTAGGCATGTTTTACCTCCTTTTTAGATGGTCACGGGCATCCGGGGGCTTTCGATGCCCAGGGAGCCCGGCAGCTCAAAAGTGTATCCATTCAGGGCTGCATGGACAGCCAGCGTCCGGATGCAGTCGTTGAAAGCGTTATGCGCTTCCAGGCGGAGGACGCCATCATGCGTAACGTGGTTTTGCACGTAGCGCTCGAGCCTGGAGTATCTTTCAGGCATCATCTCCCGCCAGACAAGTGATGGAGGCAGCATGCGGGCCATCCGGAAGAGCACGTCCACGAAGTGCTTATCGAAGTGATAGTTCCAGGCGCCGACGGGCATTGCCTCGTACTTTGCGAACAGCGCCTTGAGGTCCAGGCAGACCTGCGTGGGTGCAGGGGCACTGTCCAGCTCTTCGGGCAATATGCCGTGGATGAGCATGGTGTCATCAGCCTTTGATGTGTCCGGTATGCGGATGAGCGAGTACATGCCGTCCACGCACCGCACCTGCTTCTTTACCACGTTCACGTCTGCGACCACGGCCCCGATGCTGATCGGGTAATCGACCCTTCCGGGATTCGCCCTGTCGAATTTTCCCAGACCCGTTGTTTCCGTATCGATGACACATAATAAGGTCATGCTTAACACCTCACATCGCTTGCTAAGTAATAATAGTCGGTTCATGTTAATAAATGTTGTTACATGCCAATTAATAACGATAAATTTGAGCAATTGATTTAAGTAAGACCATTCCCTATCTTATTGAAATGGGTTGGTATGGCAGCGATAACCATCTATGATGGCGCCGAGTCCATCGGTGGCAATAAAATTTATGTTGAGGATAATCAGCGCGGAGTTTTTCTGGATTTTGGCATGAACTACGCGAGGCGTAGTGCCTTTTTTGTTGATTTCCTTAACGAAAGGGCAGTAAGGGGTATCCATGACATGCTATATCTGGATATAATCCCGAGAATTAACGTATACCGGCAGGATCTATTAACTTCAGACGTAGAGCCGCTGATAAAGTCATATCCAAAGGTGTCGCCCGAAGCTGTCCTGTTAAGCCATGCACATACAGACCATAATGGAAATATCGGATTGCTTGACCACGGGATCCCGGTCGTGGCATCTGCTACCAGTATAGCTATCATGAAAGCCATGAGGGATATTAAATCGAGTGGATTGGGTGGGGATATCGCATATTCTACGTTAAGGGAAAAAGACAAAAACAATAGCAATCTCCTGAAAACAGAAGGCAGTAAATATCAGGGCCGGCAGTTCTGCTATGCAGGAAAATGTAACCCTGAGCTGAGCGAGTTTATATCCGATAAGCCAGGGAGCGGCGGGAGAAATGCAAAGAAGCTCGACGGTTGCGGCTTAGAAGCTTTGGGTAAAAAAGAGCTGCCATTTGAAATTAAACCATTTGAAGTCAATCATTCAATCTATGGCGCTATGGCCTATACTTTGAGGTCGAATAATACTTCACTGGCGTATACTGGAGACTTCCGTATCGGCGATAATGCGAAGCAGCTTCCAGATTTTATTAAGGAAGCGAAAAACTCTTCTGTCCTGATCATCGAAGGCACGAGGACCGGCCGTTCTGGCGATATGGATGTTACAGAAACGAATGTATACGATACATGCAAAGCCACATCCGATGACGTCAAGGGTATTATCATAGCCGACTTTTCTGCCAGGAACTTTGAACGATTGGAGATATTTAAGAGAATCGCCAGAGAGATCGGCAGGCAACTCGTAATTACTGCGAAAGATGCGTATTACCTGTATGCAATAGGATGCGCCGCTGGCACTTGCAGCACTGACGGATTACTAGTATACGACGAACTCAAGGATAAAAAGGCATGTAAATATGAAACCGAAACACTGGCACAGGATTGTCCGGTCGAATATGTGAGAAATCATGAGATAAAAGATAATCCGGACGGCTATATTCTGTGCATGTCATTCTATGACATCAAACAGTTATTGGACATAGAGCCCAGAGGCGGAGCATATATATATTCTTCATCTGAGGCGTACTCCGAAGAACAGGAGATCGACTTTGAGAAGCTGAAGAACTGGCTGGAGCTTTTTAGTATTGAGCCCCATGGATTTACTTTTGATAATGGAAAGCCGAAATTCATTAAAGGTTTCCACGCTTCGGGACATGCTACCGGCGAAGAGCTCGAAAGGGTTATCGATGCCGTGGATCCTGATGTGCTTATACCGGTGCATACCCAGAATAACGGCTGGTTTAAGGAGAAATGGGAGCAAACTCGCCTGGTGAAAAACGGAGAAACAATTGAGATATAATATACTTTTTTCAACATCATAACATAAAATTTAGTTACATCTCGTAAGTTATTAATATTAGAATAACATTTGGTTACTTACCAGGCGTAAGGTGATAAATTACGTCTGGGGGGTATCCTATGTCTGTACAAACGATAATGTGTCCTAATTGTAAGTGTGAGATCGAGATCACCAGGGTCATGGAAGACCAGATCAAAGAAAAAATGCACCTGGAGATCGATGCCGAACTCAAAGCTAAGCAAAAAGAGTTCATGGATAGGGAGCAGGCCCTCAAAGAAAAGGAGCGCGACATCGAGAAGCAGAAAGCTGAAATGGATGCCCTGGTCGACGCTCGTTTAAAAGAGGAATCCGCCCGCATTAAGGCCGACGCGGATAAGAAGGCCGAAGATGCCGTTGCCGCGAAGTTAAAAGTCATGGGCGACGAACTGGCAGAGAAACGCCAGAAGCTCTCTGAAGCGCAAAAAGCCGAAGTAGAGTATCTTAAACTCAAAGCTGAACTGGAGGAGAAGGCATCCGAGCTGAATCTGCAGATGCAGAGAACGCTGGAGAATGAGAGGGACGAGATCAAAAATAAAGCCCTGAAAAAGTTCCAGGAGGAGCACGATCTCAAGGATAGGGAAAAGGACGAGCAGATAGAATCGATGCGGAAAAAGATAGAAGAGCTCAACGTTAAGGCTTCACAGGGCACCAACCAGGGACGCGGTGAGGCCATGGAGCAGAGCATCGAGGATACGCTTGGTAAGAAGTTCCCGGATGATGAGATAGAAGCCATTGACCGGGGTAAGAAGGGCGCAGACGTACTGCAGTGCGTCTACGACGGCTTCGGCAACGTCTGCGGCAGCATTATCTGGGAATCAAAGAACACGTTGTCCTGGCAGGACAAATGGATCGGTAAGCTGAAGGACGACCGGAGAGAGGCGAAAGCGGAAATCGCCATTATCGTGACAAAGACATTGCCAAAGGGCATCAGTAACTTCGGCGTGATCGATGGCGTATGGGTCACGGACTATAGCTCGTTCGTCAGCGTCGGCCATATACTACGGATGAGCCTGCTGGAGATCGCCGCCGTAAAGGTCGCCAATATGGGTAAAAATGAAAAGATGGAATATATTTACCAATACCTGACCGGCCCTGAGTTCCGGCAACGTATACAGGCGATTATCGACCCGTTCCTGACAATGAAAAATGACATGGATAAAGAGAAAGCCTCGATGACTAGGATGTGGGCAAAGCGAGAGAAGGAGATCAACAAGGTCATCGATAACGCTTCGGGTCTTTATGGCGATCTTCAGGGCATCGTAGGGTCGTCGCTACCCGAGATTGAGAGCCTGGAGCTAAAACAGCTATCGTCGGGCAATGAAGAGTAGATAATAACGAAAAACGATACCTTCTTTATTACACATTTGACTTTATAGTCATAATAGCAATTTTTGTCATGTATCATTTTCAAAGGTTAAATATATGTACTGGCCGGGCCTTTAGTGGTATGGATATGACTAAACCAGGTGTTCATATAATCCCGGCCGGCCTCGAGTACGATCGGGTGATCAAGCCCCTGTTCAAGGACTTTACCGTACAGAAGGCTTATTTACTTGTGCAAAATCCAAAGAGCGATAAAGGTTATTATAAACATCAAACGGATGTTGTCAATTCGTTTTTAAAAGAGATAAAACGCGTCCCCATCGAATGGGAAGATTGTTATATTGACTTATATGATTTTAACAGTACTTTTAAAACCGCTTATAAATTAATTGAAAAAGAAGTTAAAAAAGGAAATCCTGTTTATGTGAATATTTCTTCTGCGCCGAGGATGGTCCAGGTCGCCCTTATCATGGCCAGCTTTTTAAACCGGCGTGAAGATGCAATCGTCGAGTTATATTATATTGAGCCGGAAAAATATTACGAAGGCGAACTGGTAAATACGGTCTTTAAGCTGCTGGAACGAAATGCCGATGAGAAGCAGATAATTAAAAATTTAAAGGGTATTGCCCAGGAAATAAAGGAACATGGCATGGCCTCGGGAGAAGCGACCCTGCATAAGTTCCCGCCATTCCCGATAGCTAAAGTGACGGATATTGAATATGACATGTTAAAAGTCATTAAAGAAAAAACCGTGGAACACGGCTCAAATAATGGTAATGGATATATCGAGTCGATTAAAGAGTTGAAAGAACTTTTAGACAGGAGCAGGGGGTCTGAAACGCCCCGTTC encodes:
- a CDS encoding YdeI/OmpD-associated family protein, producing MKAERFSRKIYKTGINFAVDVPHEVSKAFGMRGNIPVTGSVNGVPLKATLVPVGQGRHRLFLNGDTRKALGAGEGDTVEVSVSIDKEPRTRPVPPMFREALDKDPDAKAAWDKLPPSRKKEILAYLNNLKSPESLKRNIDKAIKNHLVFYGRKKNKGPGGDSSRSRFLEAKRYFELHCALCPYSRRVGEHDPYPGAGDGDVQRPDAALPEQVGELYLCHRHGQVLHEY
- a CDS encoding HD domain-containing protein; translated protein: MPTLEMAIALAASAHAGQKDKAGAPYILHPLRVMFQVESLTEKVVAILHDVVEDTPIDLPMLEKLGYPKEVTDALALLTKRRGEPYEAFIERVKTNTVATRVKLADLNDNLDVRRFKDPSLVNVDRIKRYIRAKAVLTEAMNKIQ
- a CDS encoding 3'-5' exonuclease produces the protein MTLLCVIDTETTGLGKFDRANPGRVDYPISIGAVVADVNVVKKQVRCVDGMYSLIRIPDTSKADDTMLIHGILPEELDSAPAPTQVCLDLKALFAKYEAMPVGAWNYHFDKHFVDVLFRMARMLPPSLVWREMMPERYSRLERYVQNHVTHDGVLRLEAHNAFNDCIRTLAVHAALNGYTFELPGSLGIESPRMPVTI
- a CDS encoding MBL fold metallo-hydrolase, which codes for MAAITIYDGAESIGGNKIYVEDNQRGVFLDFGMNYARRSAFFVDFLNERAVRGIHDMLYLDIIPRINVYRQDLLTSDVEPLIKSYPKVSPEAVLLSHAHTDHNGNIGLLDHGIPVVASATSIAIMKAMRDIKSSGLGGDIAYSTLREKDKNNSNLLKTEGSKYQGRQFCYAGKCNPELSEFISDKPGSGGRNAKKLDGCGLEALGKKELPFEIKPFEVNHSIYGAMAYTLRSNNTSLAYTGDFRIGDNAKQLPDFIKEAKNSSVLIIEGTRTGRSGDMDVTETNVYDTCKATSDDVKGIIIADFSARNFERLEIFKRIAREIGRQLVITAKDAYYLYAIGCAAGTCSTDGLLVYDELKDKKACKYETETLAQDCPVEYVRNHEIKDNPDGYILCMSFYDIKQLLDIEPRGGAYIYSSSEAYSEEQEIDFEKLKNWLELFSIEPHGFTFDNGKPKFIKGFHASGHATGEELERVIDAVDPDVLIPVHTQNNGWFKEKWEQTRLVKNGETIEI
- a CDS encoding DUF2130 domain-containing protein, which produces MSVQTIMCPNCKCEIEITRVMEDQIKEKMHLEIDAELKAKQKEFMDREQALKEKERDIEKQKAEMDALVDARLKEESARIKADADKKAEDAVAAKLKVMGDELAEKRQKLSEAQKAEVEYLKLKAELEEKASELNLQMQRTLENERDEIKNKALKKFQEEHDLKDREKDEQIESMRKKIEELNVKASQGTNQGRGEAMEQSIEDTLGKKFPDDEIEAIDRGKKGADVLQCVYDGFGNVCGSIIWESKNTLSWQDKWIGKLKDDRREAKAEIAIIVTKTLPKGISNFGVIDGVWVTDYSSFVSVGHILRMSLLEIAAVKVANMGKNEKMEYIYQYLTGPEFRQRIQAIIDPFLTMKNDMDKEKASMTRMWAKREKEINKVIDNASGLYGDLQGIVGSSLPEIESLELKQLSSGNEE
- a CDS encoding DUF6293 family protein, whose product is MDMTKPGVHIIPAGLEYDRVIKPLFKDFTVQKAYLLVQNPKSDKGYYKHQTDVVNSFLKEIKRVPIEWEDCYIDLYDFNSTFKTAYKLIEKEVKKGNPVYVNISSAPRMVQVALIMASFLNRREDAIVELYYIEPEKYYEGELVNTVFKLLERNADEKQIIKNLKGIAQEIKEHGMASGEATLHKFPPFPIAKVTDIEYDMLKVIKEKTVEHGSNNGNGYIESIKELKELLDRSRGSETPRSNVKYYLDNLQEMGLIETERNKKELKICLTVVGKIFADTKSN